The genomic interval GAAAAAAATATCACATGTAcagatcaaatataaaaaagaacaatattTGAACACGAGGATGCCAAAATAAAAACGCCCCACATCTGTGGGAAAAAAATCATCTCATGGTGTCATAGAAAATGTCTAAACTGTACAGGGGTTCACGGCTGTACAATAAAATAGATATGTTTGTTGTCATATACAGTCAGGTTAGTATTCTCAAATAAAATCTGTGTCCCAAGGGTCTGCTACTGAGGCCAGGGCCTCCACACGTTATCAGTGTTGTTTGTGCACGCTGCGTTGGAGGAAAGCGACGTCCTGTGGAGGCCGGTGCGGTACGGATGAGAGTTTCCGTGCTTGCTGTGATGGCGGGCCACAAGGGGAGCCAGAGAAGACGAGTCACCAGCGGGTACCAGTGTCTTGTGGATGTGTTCAGATGGGGAAGCGTGAGTCTGCTCCTCGGGGAGAGCAAGAGAAACCTGACTTGCATCTCCGCCGGCTTCCTCTACCTCCTGGCTCTTGGTGGCGATGAAGTGGCTGACCCGGAGCAGGCAGGACCTCATGCCGTCACGGTAGTTGTGCTGGCGGGCACTGCAGGCCTGCTTCTTGGACATGACTCTGTCCTCATCCTTCTCTGTCCTCAAAAAGTCGACCACGCTCTCCAGAATCTCTGCCTTCTCCACCTTTGGATTCTTCAGTTTCtaagacaagaaaaacacagtaCAAATTAGCCATTACATTAATGAACACATTCAGAACCAAAGGAATCACGAAGACCGTAACAGAACCATGACGCACAGACGTACCTCGTTTTGTGTGCCCTCCAGCATCAGAAGTCTTAAAGTCTCCAGACTGTGGTTGATTCGCTCACGTCTGCGCTTCTCCATCAGAGGTTTGGGCACCTGGAGGGAAACGCACGACATTAGACTGATAAGttcttttttcaaaatgagATATTCTCTTTAACAGCCGGAGTTCAGTAGCTTACCCTTCTCATGGTCCTCGGCCTGGGAGACTCAGGTGAAGATAAAGCCTTCATGCTCAGAGCGGTGTCGGTAGAGTGGATCCAAAATGAAATGAGCGCACATTTGGGTCCTCGTTGGAATTTGTTGATTTCTTTGCTCACAGTCGCGCCCCTGACACGCCCCCTCTCATTCAGCAGCCGTGACATTGAATAGAACTGATATTACATCACCAGAAAACGAGGGGAGTGTGccgtgtgacccccccccccccctccccacccacaGGTTTCTGTGGTTACTCCATCTGTTTGTCAGTTCGCTCAAATGTTTAAACTTTAGTTGTTTTActcaaagttgtgtttttatcaagTAATTCGATCTGTCGTGTGATTATTTACCTTCACTCACTCATGAAGCCCAATTAAAGAAACAGTTTCCCAATGTCCTACTTTATTCAGAACAAGAGGGaaactctttctttcttttttgcatCAATTCTATTTTACATCAGCAGATTTTCCCCACAAGTTTCAACAGTTTTACGCACGCGTAAGCATCACCAAATATATTTGTTACAATAAAATAAGCCCGCAGACACTTTTTAACTGAAAGATGATGCAGATAGATATAAGTAAAGCCGCTTCTGTTTATCAACCCCCCTGCCACCCCCCAgtcccacacacacttacacacccaTCAGCCAAATTGCCCTGCTTCACACCTTTgcgctcgtgtgtgtgtgaagccgtTGTGTTTATCTACACAGGGTGTGGTTGGTGTGAGGCCTTGACGCATGAACAACCCGATGCTCATTTTAAAGATGAGGGGGGTTTAGGGTGAGAATAGGATTTAggcttttttgggggggcagCTTCTTTGGCACTGGATTTCTGCTGACCACTGATCCCCATAATTGGCTAAAGTGTGGAGATAACACAGGGATGATCGGATCACGGAGAGATTAAGAGGCTTTTCAGAGGCAATGATACTTCCgtttaaaatcaaagacaggGCGATCAGTGGAGGCTCAGGGGTCGCTCCTGGTAACCATGACAATGGAGAACTATATGGAGGCTCAACTAACTATATCGAGTTTAACATAGTGTacattttgtatatattatGATACTTATATGATAAAGTCTATAGCCACACATAAAAAATACTCTCTCTCACAGATTTAGCAATTGGAtgttcattctctctctctctgtatatgtGGATTTAAGACACGTGGACCCGCCCCATAAATAAGTCCCATACGTCCTTCTCTTGAGCCTGTGAAGGAAATTAATAAGTTTTAAACGTAGTATTTGGCTCCTCGAGTGAATCagccacacactcacataaGAGAGTGTGTGAATCCGAATGTCGGGTCAGGTATGAAGCTTCGCACACTTAACACTCATGTGTAATTATCACCCTCACACTCCATCATCACCATGTGACCTGATGTGCTCCCTTTTGCCCACTGTTCCCACACATCCCTTGACTGCCACGTTCATAATGGTCTATCATTTAGATTAATTCAGTTTTCTTAATCCACATGCAGAGctccaaatatataaatagatgcAGGAATGTGAGCGCGTAATAGTGGCACTTCTTTATTCGCACCATCAGTCTCGTAACGCGCTCTCATTTGGTCTTTTTCATCCCTTAGTGCAAAGTGCTGATGTCTCACACTTCATAAAAACTCGGAGCTGCTCACTCTCTCACTTCGATTCTGTTCCCACGAACAGAAATCCCCGAGGTTCCCATGGTCTCACTTCTCTGATGCCTTAGAGACAAAGTGTCACATCTACTAATACAATTAGTGGAGCAGAGGAGTGTGAATCGAGAACGTGGCTGATGTTACACAATGTTTGCCATCTAATCTAAGTGtgctactaaaaaccttttatttGTAATGTACAGCTCCGTGTGTGTCAGATATTTTATTACAGTGTCTGTTGGAAATTTGGGATTAAAGTTAATTAGTCagtaatttaaagaaaagatgaaaaaataGTCATTTTAAATATAACACATAGCTAAATTATATATAGCTTTTCCCAGAGCAGTTTATTACGAATGTCATACAGAATGACAACGTTAATAAACATGTATTCAGCTGCCAAATGATAccgtttaaaaatattttatttttgatatatatattgtaaaaccATTCAgacatgacaaataaaaaaaaaactgttttgatcTTCTGTCAGAAAAATGATCATCTGACTTTGACTGATTTTATCTTAACTTCTCATCATTAGCCAGCACGTTCGATTATTAGTTTCGATCTTGTCCAGCCCCATAGACGCGATACAACCACTCTCTGTTCAAGTGCCGTCACTGACacctgtcagccaatcagaggctgcACCTCGCCCAGTTGAACCCACCCACAGGGAGCTGGAGGCTTTATGAGCAGCTGCAGTTCTCAGTCTGGACATTTGGACCAAACACAGCAACATGACCAGAAAACTGCAGAACCCCAGTGTGGAGGATGGCAGAAGCAGAAAAAGGGTAAGAATCTATTCAATCTTTCATTAATCTAGGGACACTTGCTAACTGTACCTAGAAGTTAACCCATTTATTTATGAGAACAAATGATGGAGTAACACTCTGGGAGAGGTTACCATACAGGGTGAGGAAAATCCCTTCCTGGCTGCATCATGCTGTTTATCTTTCTCTTTGCCTTTAAGTCATCAGGAGGAATCAGTGGAGGAAAATCCAAACTGTGGATTTTATCGTATTTCTttgacaatacaaaaaaaaagaagcctctTTATTATTGCGTTGTATCACTTTAACAGCAATTACAATCAACacaattattttttacaatCCAAGAACTCaaaactttgttgttttttttcattttgctttaGAGGTATTACCAAAGACAAGCTTGATTTCTAATCATACATCACAGCAAAAAAAGTTGCATATTTCATAGGTGTACAtttctcaacacaaaacaaaacaccacaAAAGGAAGGAATTGTAGAATTCAAGTTTTGTTTCAGTCATGTAAAATCtaattttatg from Limanda limanda chromosome 10, fLimLim1.1, whole genome shotgun sequence carries:
- the her5 gene encoding hairy-related 5, which encodes MKALSSPESPRPRTMRRVPKPLMEKRRRERINHSLETLRLLMLEGTQNEKLKNPKVEKAEILESVVDFLRTEKDEDRVMSKKQACSARQHNYRDGMRSCLLRVSHFIATKSQEVEEAGGDASQVSLALPEEQTHASPSEHIHKTLVPAGDSSSLAPLVARHHSKHGNSHPYRTGLHRTSLSSNAACTNNTDNVWRPWPQ